In the Methanobrevibacter sp. V74 genome, one interval contains:
- a CDS encoding Ig-like domain repeat protein: protein MAFVSAYDNNTRSTEVSFDSEYNLGDINGNNNSLENQEIYVDPLGSDDANGSFQNPVSSIHCAVDMARNNSKIILMDGEYKGINNTLILINKNLTIKSFSNNVIINGENKYAFFKITSDSSLILNNIKFINGYTDSYSQLGVINNLGTLLVTNSSFNNMNSIMGAFFNEGNLIIKNTNVTNAVSLNMAQILTNIGNTTILNSQLIKKSVHHSNINNVVYNYNNISIINSQVDNLFSNKKYDENSYKIASIIINNSKLDGINFEDAFVCIYNSKITFESIFNSCNVSIDESKFLYHDNIISIMHVTNSNFTAIHSVFNSHILTECSYVNITYSVILRSISGNAYKCHLYAPYNWWGINSGPSYKYFKEVNVSYWAVSTFEYGSDYIPINPNSTFTTTLNKWSDGNSTFEFRTGEYLPYRHLKFESQNGNFLYSSANIDKIFSNYLIGNNLDCHVYVIVDFQRLSLKIGKGLSNYNYFVSPEGHDGLGNGTFENPFKTISYAVSKAGNGNTICLLEGIYKSNWNSNVKITKNINMVGLGNVTLLRSNDYSIFDIKEWGALSLKNIKFSVEIREYVVPLIILNGGNLSVINCSFSNITSYCVIVTQNGIEHNGIVNIYDSYFVDISGSILRGSAKINVKNSLFKRIQCYKAIKGSEYYNALFPILSSIEIYNSRFQNNLMGIVNLYPFTYSSSKLRYSQYNDLYSRYAYIKNTTFENNVFFDKNDYYSSNGIGLDIYNENGHFYGFIDNCSFINNKGQLAIATSVNSSIFMNNFESRYDNSMVYADLINNSVFIKNKNLYKDYNNVFIGNGIASARCILESIFMYNEAAFGGAIADTKEAHYCVFVNNTSKYGGNDIYSYSGDVDYSSNWWGNNQKPNSDKVFIFLGTLTLSNWVIMTFESVSNSIIKASLDYLNNDEGNICKINHNMPSRMVYFKIDQGILSPENTLLINNSAYTNMTYDLNLDFKVYARIDNQLLDLDIRSTKTLLIMEDVIFKGKNNNFVVDLININGYKIFNQTLVVEIIDENNTQKIFTIQTDDNGHAEFNVDYPVGIYQININYLGNGFFEKCNSTSIMKIIKSNTYLISYNQTYYGKNNLFKVILFGEGDKKLSNMLIKFTIIDSKGNLREIYSLTNQEATGEIIINLDVGEYTIKSEFLGDSWYSYSISISHILVNPVNSTIIVPDVTLYGAGDVYNITLKDIHGSLICGENIIVTITQGTLCDKFILKTDNNGVAKLTINYLPGIYNIKAQFVGDNIYASTSGEGVIKVEKIFTIISGFHHCILPLNGIYTVVLSDMYGRRVNNESVTLSLYKGNLIKKYTINTDANGEADFVINLEEGTYLTTLDYSGNKWYCDATNAATIVISKKVTLSNIYINSTDLVQYYGENKYFIIKFNDPNAYSQYGKKITVTISSGLWSQAYEIFTDIFGLARLKINLNPGEYNITYKYSNSHYNIFASSSNTISVYKMPTVLIANNLVMKNNEKYLYKINLRDINNNPIKNMLVNIDIGGVKYNSTTNDEGIAKILLSLSVGKHIISYNFTNPNYLSSNESSVILVVDSDKIPSNLYSLDINAFDNQILNFTIRLSDMLNNSIVSSEVILKLSTFYGESIINITGITDSDGKITFNLNLDYGKYIANLHYNGNALYLASYSTNTINIESADNRTKTILFNGETKLTNSKEYYVVLSDINGTLLANKEIKFIIGNKTITSITDEKGRAYLSLNLDPNYYIIKAIFNGDDNYKAVSSLKKIFISGELTQLYAIPLVKYYRNGTQFHARLVNSNGIPLINKILSILLEGVYYNCTTDENGWITLNIDLKPGFYNVECYYYSNNTNENSFDKTNITVLSTVLGQSEVKYYGDYPYLTIKFLDGAGNIIKNTIFVIDIDGKKYSAQTNNEGIFNFNLNLNSGHHVISVNNPYDGLFVTYTLDILTTIYANNLVKVFNNGVSYTAQLLDNTGNPLKNKNVKIIINGVLYYKKTDVNGILELNMDFNPKTYLVTVFNPVTNEYIENTVRVLPTLINNNNINMYFSDGAFYKVLVVGIDGKIVGSGVVVKIKVNGKIYKIKTNKYGYALFKINLKPGKYIITAEYNSYKVSNKINVKALLTAKNISKKKSKKIKFSSKLVDTKGKALNGKKITFKFKGKIYKAKTNKNGIATITIKNLKIGKYTIMSIWNKFTIKNTIKIKK from the coding sequence ATACTAATGTTACTAATGCGGTTTCTTTAAACATGGCTCAAATATTAACAAATATTGGAAATACTACTATATTAAATTCTCAATTAATAAAAAAATCGGTTCATCATTCAAATATCAATAATGTTGTTTATAATTATAATAATATCAGTATTATTAACTCTCAAGTTGATAATTTATTTTCAAATAAGAAATATGATGAAAATTCATATAAGATAGCTTCAATTATTATTAATAATTCTAAGTTAGATGGCATTAATTTTGAAGATGCATTTGTTTGTATTTATAACTCTAAAATTACTTTTGAATCTATTTTTAATAGTTGCAATGTGTCTATTGATGAAAGTAAATTTCTTTATCATGATAATATTATTTCGATAATGCACGTAACAAATTCAAATTTCACAGCGATTCATTCAGTTTTTAATTCTCATATTTTAACTGAATGTTCGTATGTTAATATTACATATTCTGTAATTTTAAGATCCATATCTGGAAATGCCTATAAATGTCATCTTTATGCACCTTATAATTGGTGGGGTATTAATTCTGGTCCATCTTATAAATATTTTAAAGAGGTTAATGTTAGTTATTGGGCAGTATCTACTTTTGAATATGGGTCTGATTATATTCCTATTAATCCTAATTCAACTTTTACAACAACATTAAATAAATGGAGTGATGGAAATTCTACATTTGAATTTAGAACTGGGGAATATTTACCATACAGACATTTAAAATTCGAATCTCAAAATGGTAACTTTTTATATTCATCTGCAAATATTGATAAAATTTTTTCAAATTATTTAATTGGAAACAATCTTGATTGTCATGTTTATGTTATTGTAGACTTTCAAAGACTATCTCTTAAGATTGGGAAAGGTTTATCTAACTATAATTATTTTGTCTCACCAGAAGGGCATGATGGTTTAGGTAATGGTACTTTTGAAAATCCATTTAAGACAATAAGTTATGCTGTTTCTAAAGCAGGGAATGGAAATACTATTTGCTTATTAGAAGGAATTTATAAAAGTAATTGGAATTCTAATGTTAAAATTACAAAGAATATAAATATGGTTGGATTAGGAAATGTAACTTTATTAAGATCTAATGATTATAGTATATTTGATATTAAAGAATGGGGTGCTTTGTCGTTAAAAAATATTAAATTTTCTGTTGAGATAAGGGAATATGTAGTTCCATTAATTATTTTAAATGGCGGAAATTTATCTGTTATTAACTGTTCTTTTTCAAATATAACTTCATATTGTGTTATTGTTACACAAAACGGAATAGAACATAATGGAATTGTTAATATATATGATTCTTATTTTGTAGACATTTCAGGATCAATATTAAGAGGTTCTGCTAAAATAAATGTTAAAAATTCTTTATTTAAAAGAATTCAATGTTATAAGGCTATTAAAGGTTCTGAATATTATAATGCACTATTTCCAATTTTATCTTCAATAGAAATTTATAACTCTCGATTTCAAAATAATCTAATGGGCATTGTAAATTTATATCCATTTACTTATTCTTCTTCAAAACTTAGATATTCCCAATATAATGATCTATATTCCAGATATGCTTATATTAAAAACACAACATTTGAAAATAATGTATTTTTCGATAAAAATGATTATTATTCAAGTAATGGGATTGGATTAGATATTTATAATGAAAATGGACATTTTTATGGATTTATAGATAACTGTTCATTCATTAATAATAAAGGTCAATTAGCCATAGCTACTAGTGTTAATTCCTCGATATTTATGAATAATTTTGAATCTCGTTATGATAATAGTATGGTTTATGCTGATTTAATTAATAATTCAGTTTTTATTAAGAATAAAAATCTGTATAAAGATTATAATAATGTATTTATCGGTAATGGTATAGCTAGTGCTAGATGTATATTGGAATCTATTTTTATGTATAATGAAGCTGCTTTTGGTGGGGCTATTGCAGATACAAAAGAAGCCCATTATTGTGTTTTTGTAAATAACACTTCTAAATATGGAGGTAATGATATTTATTCTTATTCAGGTGATGTAGATTATTCTAGTAATTGGTGGGGGAATAATCAAAAACCAAACTCGGATAAAGTGTTTATTTTCCTTGGAACTTTAACTTTAAGTAATTGGGTCATAATGACATTTGAATCGGTTTCAAATTCTATTATTAAAGCTTCATTAGATTATCTTAATAATGATGAAGGTAATATTTGTAAAATTAACCACAATATGCCTTCTCGTATGGTGTATTTCAAAATTGACCAAGGAATCCTTTCTCCAGAAAATACTTTACTTATAAATAATTCTGCTTATACAAACATGACTTATGATTTAAATTTAGATTTTAAAGTCTATGCAAGAATTGATAATCAATTATTAGATTTAGATATTAGAAGTACTAAAACTCTTTTAATAATGGAAGATGTTATTTTTAAAGGTAAAAATAATAATTTTGTTGTTGATTTAATCAATATTAATGGTTATAAAATATTTAATCAAACATTAGTTGTTGAGATTATTGATGAAAATAATACACAGAAGATATTTACAATTCAAACTGATGATAATGGTCATGCAGAATTTAATGTAGATTATCCAGTTGGTATTTATCAGATAAATATTAATTATTTAGGCAATGGTTTTTTCGAAAAATGTAATTCTACTTCTATAATGAAAATAATAAAATCTAATACTTATTTAATTAGTTATAATCAAACATATTATGGTAAAAATAACTTGTTTAAAGTTATATTATTTGGTGAAGGAGATAAAAAATTAAGCAACATGCTGATAAAATTTACTATTATAGATTCTAAAGGTAATTTAAGAGAAATTTATTCTTTAACAAATCAGGAAGCTACTGGTGAAATTATTATAAATTTGGATGTAGGTGAATATACAATCAAATCTGAATTTTTAGGTGATTCATGGTATTCCTATTCAATTAGTATTTCCCATATATTAGTTAATCCTGTTAATTCTACAATTATTGTTCCTGATGTTACATTATATGGTGCTGGTGATGTTTATAATATTACTTTAAAAGATATTCATGGATCATTAATATGTGGTGAAAATATTATTGTCACAATAACTCAAGGAACATTGTGCGATAAATTTATATTAAAAACAGATAATAATGGTGTTGCAAAATTAACTATAAACTATTTACCTGGAATTTATAATATTAAAGCCCAGTTTGTAGGAGATAATATATATGCTTCTACAAGTGGTGAAGGAGTTATTAAAGTTGAAAAAATCTTTACTATAATTTCAGGATTTCATCATTGTATTTTACCATTAAATGGAATATACACGGTTGTTTTAAGTGATATGTATGGTCGGCGTGTTAATAATGAATCTGTAACCTTATCATTATATAAAGGTAACTTAATAAAAAAATACACAATTAACACTGATGCTAATGGCGAAGCTGATTTTGTTATAAACCTTGAGGAAGGAACTTACCTAACAACTCTTGATTATAGTGGAAATAAGTGGTATTGTGATGCAACTAATGCAGCAACTATTGTTATTAGTAAAAAAGTTACTTTATCTAATATTTATATAAATTCAACAGATTTAGTTCAGTACTATGGAGAGAATAAATATTTCATAATAAAATTTAATGATCCGAACGCATATAGTCAATATGGTAAGAAAATCACAGTTACAATATCTTCTGGTTTGTGGTCACAAGCTTATGAGATTTTCACTGATATTTTTGGTCTTGCACGCTTAAAAATAAATTTAAATCCCGGAGAATATAATATTACTTATAAATATTCAAATAGTCATTATAACATATTTGCTTCATCTTCAAATACTATATCTGTTTATAAAATGCCAACGGTTTTAATAGCCAATAATTTGGTAATGAAAAATAATGAAAAATATTTATATAAAATAAATCTTCGAGATATTAATAATAACCCTATTAAAAACATGCTTGTTAATATTGATATTGGTGGTGTAAAATATAATTCTACTACAAATGATGAGGGTATAGCTAAAATATTACTTAGTTTGAGTGTTGGAAAACATATTATTAGTTATAATTTTACCAATCCAAATTATTTGTCCTCAAATGAATCATCTGTTATTCTTGTTGTTGATAGTGATAAGATACCTTCAAATTTATATTCACTAGATATTAATGCATTTGATAATCAAATATTAAATTTCACCATAAGATTGTCAGATATGTTAAATAATAGTATAGTAAGTTCTGAAGTAATACTTAAGCTTTCTACATTTTATGGAGAATCAATTATTAATATTACCGGTATAACAGATTCTGATGGAAAAATTACTTTTAATTTAAATTTAGATTATGGAAAATATATAGCTAATTTACACTATAATGGGAATGCCTTGTATTTAGCCAGTTATTCAACTAATACTATTAATATTGAATCAGCTGATAATCGTACAAAAACTATTTTATTTAATGGAGAAACAAAATTAACTAATTCTAAAGAGTATTATGTTGTTTTGTCTGATATTAATGGAACTTTACTTGCTAATAAAGAAATTAAATTTATCATTGGAAATAAAACAATTACTAGTATAACAGATGAAAAAGGAAGAGCTTACTTAAGTTTAAACCTAGATCCTAATTATTATATTATAAAAGCTATTTTTAATGGTGATGATAATTACAAAGCAGTTTCTAGTTTGAAAAAGATATTTATTTCAGGTGAACTAACTCAATTATATGCTATACCATTAGTTAAATATTATAGAAATGGAACTCAATTTCATGCAAGACTTGTAAATTCTAATGGAATTCCTTTAATTAATAAAATATTATCTATTTTATTGGAAGGAGTTTATTATAATTGTACAACTGATGAAAATGGGTGGATTACTTTAAACATTGATTTAAAACCAGGATTTTATAATGTGGAATGTTATTATTATTCAAATAACACTAATGAAAATTCTTTTGATAAAACAAATATTACTGTATTATCTACTGTTTTAGGTCAAAGTGAAGTAAAATATTATGGAGATTATCCTTATTTAACAATTAAATTTTTAGATGGTGCAGGGAATATAATTAAAAACACAATTTTTGTTATTGATATTGATGGTAAAAAATACTCAGCACAAACTAATAATGAAGGTATTTTTAATTTTAATCTTAATTTAAATTCAGGACATCATGTTATTTCAGTTAACAATCCTTATGATGGTTTATTTGTAACTTATACATTAGATATTTTAACCACTATTTATGCAAATAATCTAGTTAAAGTTTTTAACAATGGTGTTTCATATACTGCACAATTATTAGATAACACTGGAAATCCATTAAAAAATAAAAATGTAAAAATAATTATTAATGGTGTTTTATATTATAAAAAAACCGATGTTAATGGTATTTTAGAGTTAAATATGGATTTTAATCCTAAAACTTATCTTGTAACAGTTTTTAATCCAGTTACTAATGAATATATTGAAAATACAGTTAGAGTATTACCAACACTTATTAATAACAATAATATAAACATGTATTTCTCTGATGGTGCTTTTTATAAAGTTCTTGTTGTTGGAATTGATGGTAAAATTGTTGGATCGGGTGTAGTTGTTAAAATTAAAGTTAATGGCAAAATTTACAAAATTAAAACAAATAAGTATGGTTATGCTTTGTTTAAAATAAATTTAAAACCTGGGAAATATATAATTACTGCAGAATACAATTCATACAAAGTATCAAATAAAATTAATGTAAAAGCATTGCTAACTGCTAAAAATATTTCTAAGAAAAAATCTAAAAAGATTAAATTTTCTTCTAAATTAGTCGATACTAAAGGAAAAGCATTAAATGGTAAAAAAATAACTTTTAAATTTAAGGGAAAAATCTACAAAGCTAAAACTAATAAAAATGGAATAGCTACAATTACGATTAAGAATTTAAAAATTGGAAAATATACTATAATGTCAATATGGAATAAATTCACGATAAAGAACACTATAAAAATTAAAAAATAA